The Carnobacterium sp. 17-4 genome has a window encoding:
- a CDS encoding pseudouridine synthase codes for MERLQKVLAHAGVASRRKSEELISKGHVKVNGKVVKEMGIQIGNSDVVEVDGVPIYREEPVYFLLNKPRNMITAVSDDKGRPVVTDLFTNIEQRIYPVGRLDYDTTGALMLTNDGELSQLLMHPKYQIDKTYVAKVKGLVDRKALNKLEKGIVIEGKKTAPAKAKILSADRAKDITMVELTIHEGRNRQVKNMFQAIGHPVEKLKRESYGTLTLDGLQTGEWRELKTFEIYQLRNSATQEENKTK; via the coding sequence ATGGAAAGATTGCAAAAAGTTTTAGCTCATGCGGGGGTTGCCTCGCGTCGTAAATCAGAGGAACTTATTTCTAAGGGACATGTTAAAGTAAATGGAAAAGTTGTTAAAGAAATGGGAATTCAAATTGGGAATTCTGATGTAGTAGAAGTAGATGGAGTTCCAATTTATAGAGAAGAACCGGTCTATTTTTTATTAAATAAACCTAGAAATATGATTACAGCCGTTTCAGATGATAAGGGACGACCTGTAGTAACGGATTTATTTACTAATATAGAGCAACGAATTTACCCGGTAGGCCGATTAGACTATGACACAACAGGAGCATTGATGTTAACAAATGACGGAGAACTTTCCCAATTATTGATGCATCCCAAGTATCAAATAGATAAAACGTATGTGGCTAAAGTAAAAGGTTTAGTCGATAGAAAGGCACTGAATAAGCTTGAAAAAGGGATCGTTATTGAAGGTAAAAAAACGGCACCAGCTAAAGCTAAAATCCTTTCGGCTGATCGAGCAAAAGATATTACTATGGTCGAATTAACCATACATGAAGGTCGCAATAGACAAGTGAAAAACATGTTTCAAGCTATTGGCCATCCAGTAGAAAAATTAAAAAGAGAATCTTATGGCACATTAACGTTGGACGGATTGCAAACAGGCGAATGGCGTGAATTAAAGACATTTGAAATCTATCAATTGCGTAATTCAGCAACTCAAGAAGAAAACAAAACAAAGTAA
- the lysA gene encoding diaminopimelate decarboxylase produces the protein MDERLLTGTMRMNEANHLEIGGVDTVSLVEKYGTPVYVYDISQIKYKARTFKKAFQDRNIKAQVAYASKAFSCLAVYQLMAKEEMSLDVVSGGELFTAIQAEYPNKKIHFHGNNKSDSEIIAALDYDIGCFVVDNFYELSKLNEYTKQRQQKVSVLLRVTPGVEAHTHEYITTGQTDSKFGFDLENGQAQQALEMSLEMPYIDVMGLHCHIGSQIFETDGFSLAIDKLMIQSKEWQVLFDFQLRVLNVGGGFGIRYTSEDEPLPIEDYVNNLIDEVQSVSEKIQLPMPEIWIEPGRSLVGDAGITLYQVGSQKLIPDVRNYLAIDGGMTDNIRPALYDAKYTGVLANRVADAVEETYSIAGKCCESGDMLIWDLPLPKADATDILAVFSTGAYGYAMASNYNRIPRPPVVFVENGKDFLAIKRESYADLMRLDCSLYQ, from the coding sequence ATGGATGAAAGATTACTAACGGGCACAATGAGAATGAATGAAGCTAATCATTTAGAAATTGGCGGCGTAGATACAGTTTCATTGGTTGAAAAATATGGAACACCAGTCTACGTATACGATATTTCTCAAATAAAATACAAAGCACGTACATTCAAAAAGGCTTTTCAAGATCGTAACATCAAAGCTCAAGTTGCTTATGCCAGTAAAGCATTTTCTTGTTTGGCAGTCTATCAGTTAATGGCAAAAGAAGAAATGTCATTAGATGTTGTTTCTGGTGGAGAGTTATTTACAGCTATCCAAGCAGAATACCCAAATAAAAAGATCCATTTTCATGGGAACAATAAATCAGATTCAGAAATTATTGCAGCTTTGGATTATGACATTGGTTGCTTTGTTGTCGATAATTTTTATGAATTAAGTAAATTGAATGAATATACTAAACAACGCCAACAAAAAGTGTCTGTTCTATTAAGGGTAACTCCTGGAGTTGAAGCTCATACTCATGAATACATCACTACTGGACAGACCGATTCTAAATTTGGGTTTGATCTAGAAAATGGCCAAGCACAGCAAGCCTTAGAAATGTCTTTGGAAATGCCTTATATTGATGTAATGGGTTTGCATTGTCATATTGGTTCACAGATTTTTGAAACAGACGGTTTTAGTCTAGCGATTGATAAACTAATGATACAGTCAAAAGAATGGCAAGTATTGTTTGATTTTCAATTGCGCGTTTTAAACGTTGGTGGAGGTTTTGGTATTAGATATACTTCTGAAGATGAGCCGTTGCCAATTGAAGACTATGTAAATAACTTAATTGATGAAGTTCAGTCTGTTTCAGAAAAAATACAATTGCCAATGCCTGAAATCTGGATTGAACCAGGTCGTAGTCTAGTAGGAGATGCAGGGATCACTTTATATCAAGTCGGTTCGCAAAAATTGATACCGGATGTTCGAAACTATTTAGCCATTGATGGCGGTATGACGGATAACATCAGACCAGCCTTATACGATGCGAAATATACAGGAGTTTTGGCTAATCGTGTAGCAGATGCAGTAGAAGAAACTTACTCTATAGCTGGGAAATGTTGTGAGTCTGGAGATATGTTAATTTGGGATTTGCCACTGCCAAAAGCAGATGCCACTGACATTTTAGCTGTATTTAGTACTGGTGCTTATGGTTATGCAATGGCAAGCAATTACAACCGCATTCCAAGACCACCAGTAGTTTTTGTTGAAAATGGAAAAGATTTTTTGGCTATTAAGCGAGAAAGTTATGCAGACTTAATGAGATTAGATTGCTCTCTGTATCAATAG
- a CDS encoding LysM peptidoglycan-binding domain-containing protein: MSKKNSKNNPKKEKAWNRKFDDDDSLVDDKYSRTARKKAKKSVHPVITSLFIFLLLIIILPSVAYLWWSNADSDSSKNQNETEERMTITQNSSSESSSSEESVSESEPESEVSSESIEEESSESEAVQPEEPESQVAEQPVIEEPESVEEPESEVVEEATNTYTVQAGDNLYRIAVNHGMSTDELKALNGIAGDSVSVGMVLKVK, translated from the coding sequence ATGAGTAAAAAAAATTCGAAAAATAACCCAAAAAAAGAAAAAGCATGGAATCGTAAATTTGATGATGACGATAGTTTAGTGGATGATAAATATTCTAGAACAGCAAGGAAAAAAGCGAAGAAAAGTGTACACCCTGTTATAACATCTTTGTTTATTTTCTTACTATTGATTATTATCTTGCCAAGTGTTGCTTATCTTTGGTGGTCTAATGCAGACTCCGATAGTAGTAAAAACCAGAATGAAACGGAAGAAAGAATGACAATAACACAAAATAGCAGTAGTGAATCAAGCAGCTCAGAAGAATCGGTTTCTGAGTCGGAACCCGAATCAGAAGTTTCATCTGAAAGTATAGAAGAAGAGTCATCTGAAAGTGAAGCTGTACAACCAGAAGAGCCTGAATCACAAGTGGCAGAACAGCCTGTGATCGAAGAGCCTGAAAGTGTTGAAGAACCAGAGTCTGAAGTGGTAGAAGAAGCAACAAATACTTATACTGTTCAAGCAGGAGACAATCTGTATCGTATTGCTGTAAATCATGGTATGTCGACAGATGAATTGAAAGCATTAAATGGTATAGCAGGCGATTCAGTTAGTGTAGGAATGGTTTTGAAAGTTAAATAA
- a CDS encoding segregation/condensation protein A encodes MSSDITIKIDAFEGPLDLLLHLIKHLEIDIYDIPIADVTSQYLNYIRAMKVLQLDVAGDYLVMAATLMAIKSKLLLPKQEIDADQEDEGFYDSGEDPRDALVEQLLEYKKFKSAAALLKVKEEERSQYFSKEPANLELLQEKVPLEPLQISTFDLVAAFQEMFNKKMKKVPLQTKIKAEETSINEKMDFIMGKLRNVKANQGVLFAGFFEEPTKNEMVTTFMALLELIKEKDIYIQQEITYGDIIVYPSETEEIGDE; translated from the coding sequence ATGTCATCTGATATAACTATAAAGATTGATGCATTTGAAGGGCCGTTAGACTTATTGCTACACTTAATTAAACATTTAGAAATCGATATTTACGATATCCCAATTGCTGATGTAACGTCACAATATTTAAATTACATTCGAGCAATGAAAGTATTGCAACTAGATGTTGCAGGCGATTATTTAGTTATGGCTGCTACGTTAATGGCCATTAAAAGCAAACTTCTATTGCCTAAACAGGAGATCGATGCAGATCAAGAAGATGAAGGTTTTTATGATTCTGGCGAAGATCCCCGAGATGCCTTAGTAGAACAATTGTTAGAATACAAAAAATTTAAATCAGCTGCCGCTTTACTAAAAGTAAAAGAAGAAGAACGAAGTCAGTATTTTTCTAAGGAGCCAGCTAATTTAGAGCTGTTACAAGAAAAAGTTCCTCTTGAACCTCTTCAAATCAGTACATTTGATTTAGTAGCTGCTTTTCAAGAAATGTTTAATAAGAAAATGAAAAAGGTTCCTTTACAAACAAAAATTAAAGCTGAAGAGACTTCTATTAATGAAAAAATGGATTTTATCATGGGGAAACTAAGAAATGTAAAAGCCAATCAAGGAGTTTTGTTTGCAGGTTTTTTTGAAGAGCCAACAAAAAATGAAATGGTAACGACCTTTATGGCTTTACTTGAACTCATTAAGGAGAAAGATATTTACATTCAACAAGAAATAACCTATGGAGATATTATTGTCTATCCATCAGAAACAGAAGAAATAGGTGATGAGTAG
- a CDS encoding helix-turn-helix domain-containing protein, producing MEQSLYSQIFCLSLYSKDYPIKPSTLYHILIGKRTASILFKAHTYQMIKFFSIFPNLKREQYNQMIQGFVAKGWIKANDANEEFYLSEQGKAEVEVYFSEHFYPTNLNQLLNGKATKEFWEKIVFLTQVLSELRYQNKRYLPVNKEWKNQLWVKNWLKNNPLDKQDLAQSFGKEWIHVLKNLDSFAAEIVVSQLTGYEKFGKTITQLASMHKIEALEMAFLLQNAIIQVMDQVVRKKENYPLFYLIYQECIRDPYSNLSQSTRLTANYLDKGLSIENIALKRKLKANTISEHIIELAIIFPDFDISSVIPDSDYQHLVTAFQSNEKISYEELEKDMPQVPFSWYRLIQVERSRTDE from the coding sequence TTGGAGCAATCGTTATACAGTCAGATTTTCTGTCTTTCATTATATTCTAAAGACTACCCAATTAAACCTTCAACGCTATACCATATTCTAATAGGAAAAAGAACTGCTTCGATTTTGTTCAAAGCGCATACTTACCAAATGATCAAGTTTTTTTCAATTTTCCCCAATCTAAAACGAGAACAGTATAACCAGATGATTCAAGGTTTCGTTGCCAAAGGTTGGATCAAAGCAAACGATGCGAATGAAGAGTTTTATCTTTCTGAACAAGGGAAGGCAGAAGTAGAAGTCTATTTTTCTGAACATTTTTACCCCACAAATTTAAATCAATTATTAAATGGAAAAGCTACTAAGGAATTTTGGGAAAAAATTGTGTTTTTGACCCAAGTTCTTTCAGAATTACGGTACCAAAATAAGCGTTATTTACCTGTTAATAAAGAATGGAAAAACCAACTTTGGGTAAAAAATTGGTTGAAAAATAATCCATTGGATAAACAAGATCTCGCTCAATCTTTTGGAAAAGAATGGATTCATGTATTAAAAAACTTGGATTCATTTGCTGCAGAAATAGTGGTGTCACAATTGACAGGATATGAAAAATTTGGGAAAACAATTACTCAATTAGCTTCGATGCATAAAATTGAAGCGTTAGAAATGGCTTTTTTACTTCAAAATGCTATTATTCAAGTAATGGATCAAGTTGTTCGAAAAAAAGAAAACTATCCTCTATTTTATTTGATTTATCAAGAATGTATCAGAGATCCCTACAGTAATCTAAGCCAAAGTACAAGATTGACCGCAAACTATTTAGATAAAGGACTTTCTATTGAAAATATTGCACTTAAGAGGAAATTAAAGGCAAATACTATTTCAGAACACATCATTGAATTGGCTATTATTTTTCCGGATTTCGATATTTCTAGTGTAATACCGGATAGCGATTACCAACATTTAGTTACGGCATTTCAATCTAATGAAAAGATTAGCTATGAGGAATTAGAAAAAGATATGCCTCAGGTCCCATTTTCATGGTACAGATTGATCCAAGTTGAAAGGAGTCGTACCGATGAATAA
- a CDS encoding RecQ family ATP-dependent DNA helicase produces the protein MNNRELIKQNLEEYFGYTSFRNGQEEAVLAALEGRHTLVMLPTGTGKSICYQLTGYCLNGLVVIVSPLLSLMQDQVEQLKLNGEKRVAAINSLMNAQEKEWVLKHLSQYKFIFLSPEMLHQEYVMAYLKKVPIGLFAIDEAHCISQWGLDFRPDYLDLGLVRKELNFPLTMALTATATKRVREEILTSLHIDDGNTKEIVYSVDRSNIAFSTIICDRDKNQHLMNQIEKLKKPGIIYFSSKKTADEIAEMIRAKTTIIAESYHSDIESEDKIKIQQQFVHNEIDIICATSAFGMGINKSNIRFVIHYHLPGSPEAYLQEVGRCGRDGEPSLALLLYEQGDSMIQFRLQEYTLPTVEMLEYGYKKGVIPEGSCSPSQKQLIENYLKSNLSIETAKQQVKSRIVYKQQQLYYMMDYAETSSCKRSFLLHYFDEKLEGKPDRCCNNCSLEIADFYGESDLKQKIGSRNEKSWEETIKELFLIGN, from the coding sequence ATGAATAATAGAGAGCTCATCAAACAAAATTTAGAGGAATATTTTGGGTATACCTCTTTTAGAAATGGGCAAGAGGAAGCGGTTTTAGCAGCTTTGGAAGGTCGACACACCTTAGTTATGCTGCCAACTGGCACAGGAAAATCAATTTGTTATCAATTAACAGGTTATTGTTTGAATGGTCTTGTAGTGATTGTTTCACCTCTATTGTCTTTAATGCAAGACCAAGTAGAACAGTTAAAGCTTAACGGTGAAAAAAGAGTCGCAGCTATCAACAGTTTGATGAATGCACAGGAAAAAGAATGGGTTTTAAAGCATTTATCTCAATATAAATTTATTTTTCTTTCGCCTGAGATGCTTCACCAAGAATATGTGATGGCGTATTTAAAAAAAGTTCCAATTGGTCTTTTTGCCATTGACGAAGCCCATTGTATCTCTCAGTGGGGACTGGATTTCAGACCTGATTACTTAGATTTAGGATTGGTTCGTAAAGAACTAAACTTCCCGTTAACCATGGCATTGACCGCTACAGCTACAAAACGTGTACGAGAAGAAATTTTAACGTCATTGCATATTGACGATGGAAATACAAAGGAGATTGTTTATTCAGTCGACCGTTCAAACATTGCTTTTTCTACAATTATCTGTGACCGAGACAAGAATCAGCACTTAATGAATCAAATTGAAAAATTGAAGAAACCAGGAATTATTTATTTTTCTAGTAAGAAAACTGCCGATGAAATTGCTGAAATGATTCGTGCAAAAACAACCATTATTGCAGAAAGTTACCACTCCGATATAGAATCAGAAGACAAAATTAAAATACAACAGCAATTTGTTCATAATGAAATTGATATTATTTGTGCGACGAGCGCATTTGGAATGGGCATCAATAAAAGTAATATTCGATTTGTTATTCACTATCATCTTCCGGGAAGTCCTGAAGCGTATTTGCAAGAAGTCGGAAGATGCGGCAGAGATGGAGAACCAAGCTTGGCTCTATTGCTGTATGAACAAGGAGATAGTATGATTCAATTTCGTTTGCAAGAATACACATTACCGACAGTTGAGATGTTAGAATATGGGTATAAAAAAGGTGTGATCCCAGAAGGTAGTTGCAGTCCTTCCCAAAAGCAACTAATAGAAAATTATTTAAAATCCAATCTATCTATTGAAACAGCCAAGCAGCAAGTAAAAAGTAGAATTGTTTACAAACAACAACAATTGTATTACATGATGGATTATGCTGAAACATCAAGTTGCAAAAGAAGCTTTCTCTTGCATTATTTTGATGAAAAATTAGAAGGCAAACCAGATCGTTGCTGTAATAATTGCAGTCTTGAAATCGCTGATTTTTACGGCGAATCTGATTTAAAACAAAAAATAGGTTCTCGAAATGAAAAAAGTTGGGAAGAAACTATAAAGGAATTATTTTTAATAGGAAATTAA
- a CDS encoding response regulator transcription factor, which translates to MGNDAMHLLVVDDEDRIRRLLKMYLERENYVISEADNGEDAVKMALENDYDLILLDLMLPKMDGIQAAEKIRESKNTPIMMLTAKGEEVSRIEGFEVGADDYIVKPFSPREVVLRVSAILKRTQSGKPKEKDNPDLIKMPHFEIDDQSHRVLADGNAVNLTPKEYDLLLYLAQSPDQIFGREQLLREVWKYEFFGDLRTVDTHVKRLREKLTKHSEPAAKMIVTVWGLGYKFNSFPEESEK; encoded by the coding sequence ATGGGAAATGATGCAATGCATCTATTAGTAGTAGATGACGAAGATCGTATTCGTAGACTATTAAAAATGTATTTAGAGAGAGAAAATTATGTTATTTCTGAAGCTGATAATGGAGAAGATGCTGTTAAGATGGCTTTAGAAAATGATTACGATTTAATCCTGCTAGATTTGATGCTTCCTAAAATGGATGGTATTCAAGCTGCTGAGAAAATAAGAGAAAGTAAAAATACTCCGATTATGATGTTGACCGCTAAAGGGGAAGAAGTTAGTCGTATAGAGGGATTTGAAGTTGGTGCAGATGATTATATTGTTAAACCATTTAGTCCAAGAGAAGTTGTTTTAAGAGTATCGGCTATTCTAAAAAGAACCCAAAGCGGAAAACCAAAAGAAAAAGATAATCCTGATTTAATTAAAATGCCTCATTTTGAAATAGATGACCAATCTCATCGTGTCTTGGCAGATGGAAACGCTGTTAACTTGACTCCAAAGGAATATGATTTATTATTGTATCTAGCACAATCTCCGGATCAAATTTTTGGAAGAGAACAACTCTTACGTGAAGTATGGAAGTATGAGTTTTTTGGCGATTTAAGAACGGTAGATACTCATGTTAAGCGCTTAAGAGAAAAATTAACGAAGCATTCTGAACCGGCCGCAAAAATGATTGTGACCGTATGGGGTCTTGGTTATAAATTTAATTCTTTTCCAGAAGAATCTGAAAAGTAG
- a CDS encoding ECF transporter S component, with the protein MQTSNTKKMVGISMLAAFATILISFGFPIIPGVTFLKVDFSDIPVLIGMFLYGPVGGVMVAFIRSLLHYIQTGGDAGYPIGDTASFIASVAYTLPIYLIMKTKVHDMKNIVFANVIGTVSLTVVLSFVNYLFLLPLYLKVLNFSVGPIREYLLMGVIPFNIIKGAIVSTVFILIFAKLKNWLFRNQMTKISFK; encoded by the coding sequence ATGCAAACTAGTAACACGAAAAAAATGGTGGGAATCTCCATGTTGGCTGCTTTTGCAACCATTTTGATTTCATTTGGCTTTCCAATAATTCCAGGAGTTACTTTTCTTAAAGTAGACTTTAGTGATATTCCTGTTTTGATTGGAATGTTCTTATACGGTCCGGTTGGAGGCGTGATGGTTGCGTTCATACGTTCATTACTGCATTACATTCAAACGGGTGGTGACGCAGGATATCCCATTGGGGATACTGCAAGTTTTATAGCTTCTGTCGCGTATACATTGCCAATCTATTTAATCATGAAGACTAAAGTTCATGATATGAAAAATATTGTTTTTGCAAATGTGATTGGAACTGTATCTTTAACAGTTGTTCTATCATTTGTAAATTATTTATTCTTACTTCCTTTATACTTAAAAGTATTAAACTTTAGTGTAGGACCTATTAGAGAGTATCTTTTAATGGGTGTTATACCATTTAATATAATAAAAGGAGCAATAGTAAGCACAGTATTTATCTTAATCTTTGCAAAATTAAAAAATTGGTTGTTTCGTAACCAAATGACAAAAATTAGTTTTAAATAA
- a CDS encoding sensor histidine kinase, with protein sequence MFRLNSLVTRTWVVTMLAIGFCFFTSTQVYGMIYKKNIEENYIKDFESSMDTIAAMSEENPNFLIDNLDKIRAFNSHLFLSIQQGDEPIVYSSNIDLDKQLKAIEKVKATTQVNAALNSGKDALVKDEVKFDGKSKTPFIMKIKHFNLNNQEGKLYIYGDLSFLNKTHSRMAMWSIANLILYIIIGILLFYYFQRRLGHPLTQLRDIAYDYAKNDFSKQTHSNYKDELAQLALAMNKMGKSLEVTGAATRQEKELLENIVTSISTGVLYYNQDKTLLMSNPLGDEYLQHLYRSDQVMKTIIPEVLEYRIDSVIKFPEKVSYENNIDDYYYNITLIPLFDENLESVRGVLVSIQDITKEKRLDIMRNDFINNISHELRTPLVMIQGYSEAILDDVAETQEEKKEMAKIIGEESIRMNRMVNEMLDSSRMEAGFINLIKLDVQLDDFFNKLFTRFATMSEKNNIEMKLTIDPNLDSYYMDEDKMNQVFVNLINNAIRHTSLSNKENKKVEIWVHLEKIMDEILIEVRDNGTGISEEDVPYVFDRFYKADKSRTVMKGNKTGTGIGLSIVKNIIEAHGGFVEVKSVINEHTTFVVHLPYID encoded by the coding sequence ATGTTTAGACTAAATAGCCTAGTAACCCGTACTTGGGTAGTAACCATGTTAGCTATAGGTTTTTGTTTTTTTACCTCAACTCAAGTATATGGAATGATTTATAAAAAAAATATTGAAGAAAATTATATAAAAGATTTTGAAAGTTCAATGGATACTATTGCAGCCATGTCTGAAGAAAATCCAAATTTTTTAATAGATAATTTAGATAAAATAAGAGCTTTTAATTCACATCTTTTTTTAAGTATCCAACAAGGAGATGAACCTATAGTTTATTCTTCAAACATTGATTTGGATAAACAATTAAAAGCTATAGAAAAAGTTAAAGCTACCACTCAAGTGAACGCAGCATTAAATAGTGGAAAAGACGCTTTAGTTAAAGATGAAGTTAAATTTGATGGAAAATCAAAAACACCTTTCATCATGAAGATTAAGCATTTTAACCTTAATAATCAAGAGGGTAAACTGTACATCTATGGAGATTTATCATTTTTAAATAAAACCCATAGTAGAATGGCGATGTGGTCAATTGCGAATTTGATTCTTTATATCATAATAGGAATTTTATTGTTTTATTATTTCCAACGTAGACTAGGCCATCCTTTAACTCAATTGAGAGATATTGCTTACGATTATGCTAAAAATGATTTCTCAAAACAAACGCATTCGAATTACAAAGATGAGTTAGCTCAATTAGCGCTGGCTATGAATAAGATGGGTAAATCATTGGAAGTAACAGGAGCAGCAACTAGACAAGAAAAAGAATTATTAGAAAATATTGTGACGTCCATCTCGACTGGAGTATTGTATTACAATCAAGATAAAACATTGTTGATGTCTAATCCACTTGGAGATGAATACTTACAACACTTGTATCGATCAGATCAAGTGATGAAAACAATCATACCTGAAGTGTTAGAATATCGAATTGATTCTGTTATCAAATTTCCAGAAAAAGTAAGTTACGAAAACAATATCGATGATTATTATTACAATATAACGTTGATCCCACTTTTTGATGAAAATTTAGAAAGTGTTCGTGGTGTATTGGTTTCTATTCAGGACATTACTAAAGAAAAACGACTTGATATTATGAGAAATGATTTTATCAACAATATATCTCATGAATTAAGAACACCGTTAGTTATGATTCAAGGATACAGTGAAGCTATTTTGGATGATGTAGCTGAAACACAAGAAGAAAAAAAAGAAATGGCTAAGATAATCGGTGAAGAATCTATTCGAATGAACCGTATGGTCAACGAAATGCTCGATAGTTCTAGAATGGAAGCGGGCTTTATTAATTTGATTAAACTGGATGTACAGTTAGACGACTTTTTCAATAAGTTATTTACGCGATTTGCTACTATGTCTGAAAAAAATAATATTGAGATGAAATTGACGATTGATCCTAATTTAGACTCTTATTATATGGATGAAGACAAAATGAACCAAGTATTTGTAAACTTGATAAATAATGCGATCAGACATACTAGTTTGTCAAATAAAGAAAATAAGAAAGTAGAAATTTGGGTTCATTTAGAAAAAATAATGGATGAAATTTTGATTGAAGTAAGGGATAACGGAACAGGAATTTCTGAAGAAGATGTTCCTTATGTTTTCGATCGATTTTATAAAGCTGATAAATCGCGTACTGTGATGAAAGGCAATAAAACAGGAACAGGAATCGGTTTATCCATTGTTAAAAATATTATAGAAGCACATGGCGGCTTTGTCGAAGTAAAAAGCGTTATAAATGAGCATACTACTTTTGTTGTTCATTTACCGTATATCGATTGA
- the scpB gene encoding SMC-Scp complex subunit ScpB, with translation MDELAAIEALLFVAGDEGMTLEEISSLLECSTQQAYQFLMRLQKEYETMTARGLMLLEVGNQYQLATKKEYADVIKKYAISPLTTNLSQAALETLAIIAYKQPLTRMEIDEIRGVQTSGALQKLTLRGLIEPKGRAEGPGRAILYGTSDYFMDYFGLKDLNELPKITELETEASEKESDLFFERFNQQFE, from the coding sequence ATGGATGAATTAGCAGCAATTGAAGCACTGCTCTTTGTAGCTGGAGATGAAGGGATGACACTAGAGGAAATTTCGAGTCTTTTAGAGTGTTCAACTCAACAAGCGTATCAATTTTTAATGCGACTTCAAAAAGAGTATGAAACGATGACTGCCAGAGGGCTGATGTTGCTTGAAGTAGGAAATCAGTATCAACTAGCGACTAAAAAAGAGTATGCAGATGTCATAAAAAAATATGCTATCTCACCTTTAACCACTAACCTTTCACAGGCAGCATTAGAAACACTTGCTATTATAGCCTATAAGCAGCCTTTGACTCGTATGGAGATTGATGAGATACGAGGAGTACAAACAAGCGGAGCACTACAAAAACTCACTCTTAGAGGATTGATTGAACCAAAAGGACGAGCAGAAGGTCCTGGAAGAGCTATTTTATATGGGACTTCGGACTATTTTATGGATTACTTTGGTCTTAAAGATTTAAATGAATTACCTAAGATAACTGAATTAGAAACTGAAGCTAGCGAAAAAGAATCAGATTTATTTTTTGAACGTTTTAACCAGCAGTTTGAATAA
- a CDS encoding GNAT family N-acetyltransferase, giving the protein MLLDYKNDYEKISMGLLSFVPDLKDVSRLQDEMDWYQSKEDRKLYLWKSEDTQDIIGVIGVEIGNDMILLRHISINPSFRNEGISYKMLEALERRFPQKKIMGTLETSALVAKWEQEKSKQNQQQILVTDEKGEG; this is encoded by the coding sequence ATGTTACTCGATTACAAAAATGACTATGAAAAAATTTCAATGGGATTACTCTCATTCGTTCCAGATTTAAAAGACGTTTCACGTTTGCAAGATGAAATGGATTGGTATCAAAGTAAAGAAGATCGTAAACTTTATTTATGGAAAAGTGAGGACACTCAGGATATCATAGGTGTAATAGGCGTAGAAATTGGGAATGACATGATACTGTTAAGGCATATTTCAATCAATCCTTCATTTAGAAATGAAGGCATTAGTTATAAAATGTTAGAAGCTTTAGAACGTCGTTTTCCACAAAAAAAAATAATGGGAACATTAGAAACGTCCGCTTTGGTTGCTAAGTGGGAACAAGAAAAAAGTAAACAAAACCAACAGCAGATCTTAGTAACTGATGAAAAAGGCGAGGGTTAG